One window from the genome of Malus domestica chromosome 01, GDT2T_hap1 encodes:
- the LOC103417826 gene encoding protein LPA2 isoform X2, producing the protein MALIQCPSSSLTTKPYHHHLPHTPPLLHFSTRTHFTVKSQTPSEPSKPAADATQVPPKKPTSAGTGFGPPPPSSAKSNSTADNKKGRAAVIRRSPVEKPLLYSEEDEAKAKEMGTNESAFVLAWLGLGGVILAQGLLLAASGFLPEEWDKFFVKYLYPSFTPTVGLFVAGSVVYGVVKYLQNEELKGHAFFKSHVA; encoded by the exons ATGGCGCTAATTCAGTGTCCCTCATCATCTCTCACCACCAAGCCCTATCATCATCACCTTCCTCACACTCCTCCGCTGCTTCACTTTTCAACCAGAACCCACTTCACAGTGAAGTCCCAGACCCCATCGGAGCCGTCAAAACCCGCCGCCGATGCCACCCAGGTCCCACCCAAGAAACCCACCTCAGCCGGGACAGGCTTCGGcccgcctcctccttcttcggCCAAGTCGAATTCCACCGCTGATAACAAGAAAGGGAGGGCGGCGGTGATTCGGAGGTCGCCGGTGGAAAAGCCCCTGCTTTATTCTGAAGAAGATGAGGCTAAGGCCAAGGAGATGGGAACAAATGAGAGCGCTTTTGTTCTTGCTTGGTTGGGGCTCGGCGGCGTCATCCTAGCCCAAGGCCTTCTTCTCGCCGCTTCGG GCTTCCTGCCAGAAGAGTGGGACAAGTTCTTTGTGAAGTATTTATATCCATCTTTTACACCAACAGTCGGCTTGTTTGTTGCTGGAAGTGTTGTGTATGGAGTGGTGAAGTATCTGCAGAATGAGGAACTTAAAG GCCATGCTTTTTTTAAAAGTCATGTGGCATAA
- the LOC103417826 gene encoding protein LPA2 isoform X1 — protein sequence MALIQCPSSSLTTKPYHHHLPHTPPLLHFSTRTHFTVKSQTPSEPSKPAADATQVPPKKPTSAGTGFGPPPPSSAKSNSTADNKKGRAAVIRRSPVEKPLLYSEEDEAKAKEMGTNESAFVLAWLGLGGVILAQGLLLAASGFLPEEWDKFFVKYLYPSFTPTVGLFVAGSVVYGVVKYLQNEELKVFQPFTYLFPSSRRTLMR from the exons ATGGCGCTAATTCAGTGTCCCTCATCATCTCTCACCACCAAGCCCTATCATCATCACCTTCCTCACACTCCTCCGCTGCTTCACTTTTCAACCAGAACCCACTTCACAGTGAAGTCCCAGACCCCATCGGAGCCGTCAAAACCCGCCGCCGATGCCACCCAGGTCCCACCCAAGAAACCCACCTCAGCCGGGACAGGCTTCGGcccgcctcctccttcttcggCCAAGTCGAATTCCACCGCTGATAACAAGAAAGGGAGGGCGGCGGTGATTCGGAGGTCGCCGGTGGAAAAGCCCCTGCTTTATTCTGAAGAAGATGAGGCTAAGGCCAAGGAGATGGGAACAAATGAGAGCGCTTTTGTTCTTGCTTGGTTGGGGCTCGGCGGCGTCATCCTAGCCCAAGGCCTTCTTCTCGCCGCTTCGG GCTTCCTGCCAGAAGAGTGGGACAAGTTCTTTGTGAAGTATTTATATCCATCTTTTACACCAACAGTCGGCTTGTTTGTTGCTGGAAGTGTTGTGTATGGAGTGGTGAAGTATCTGCAGAATGAGGAACTTAAAG TGTTCCAGCCATTCACCTATCTCTTTCCCTCATCGAGGAGAACCCTCATGAGATAA
- the LOC103426465 gene encoding uncharacterized protein: MASLVTFLHFPSLSSSPNTFCISPKRCRLHFKAQISVNGTQKPAGVAVVWLKHDLRIDDHPALLAASNHSAVVPIYVFDHRIISRFPEKMQETVLIALQDLRSSLKDKGANLMIRLGNAEYVIQQLVKEVQFVSTVYAEEEVEYGLRKMTDSVRDTLTATRSSPNFVLWRTPFYDVKSLKGIPDSYDEFTKLRLPVTLPLSPATLTGRNMEVDWGPIPTFNDLKQFIKENPCKMEESWNSMKEMCAETILMKEFLKPGQRNLNNSSSRHVQVPSKKLENSMFVTTKGNSLGGGTSNALKTLGAYLRYLEGTERDHYWWEIHEQMPCAESRDGASFTTLFGPALFLGILSRRRVYFEALKYKKERDSGFLSPFGYSSSTIAATVDSVCSMEWYLLVALKSQLSDDRRFRIRIWRWKGYLIQYTVVGEEGPATLLVHGFGAFLEHYRDNIRAIAEGGNRVWAITLLGFGKSEKPNIEYTELVWAEMLRDFIIEVVGEPAHLVGNSIGGYIIAIVARLWPALVKSVVLINSGGNVIPGYSSVLFAKERRTSGASWLGAKFLLFYLRLTLKDIVKNCYPSKTERVDSWLIDEMLRASYDPGVAVVLESVFSFNLSIPLNYLLDEFKDKVMIIQGMRDPISDSKSTVAMLKEHCAGFIVKELDAGHCPHDEVPGEVNSIIREWIVNLSSKLPAVSFK; the protein is encoded by the exons ATGGCCTCGCTCGTCACTTTCCTGCACTTCCCTTCGCTTTCCTCCTCCCCAAACACCTTCTGCATCTCGCCAAAACGGTGCCGTCTCCATTTCAAGGCTCAGATTTCAGTCAACGGCACTCAGAAGCCGGCCGGCGTAGCCGTCGTTTGGCTAAAGCACGACCTCCGGATCGACGACCACCCCGCCCTCCTCGCCGCTTCCAACCACTCCGCCGTGGTTCCAATCTATGTCTTCGATCATCGCATCATCTCCC GTTTTCCCGAGAAAATGCAAGAAACGGTTTTGATTGCTTTGCAAGATTTGAGAAGCTCGTTGAAGGATAAAGGTGCGAACTTGATGATTCGGTTGGGGAATGCCGAATATGTGATTCAACAGCTTGTAAAAGAG GTTCAGTTTGTTAGTACGGTATATGCCGAGGAGGAGGTGGAGTATGGCTTAAGGAAGATGACTGATAGTGTCAGGGACACCTTGACGGCAACGCGGTCTTCCCCCAACTTTGTGCTGTGGCGGACTCCGTTTTATGATGTGAAG AGCTTGAAGGGTATTCCAGATTCATACGATGAATTTACCAAACTTAGATTGCCAGTAACTTTGCCACTGTCGCCCGCAACATTAACTGGTCGAAACATGGAAGTGGATTGGG GTCCCATCCCCACATTTAATGATTTGAAACAATTTATCAAAGAAAATCCATGCAAAATGGAAGAGAGTTGGAATTCAATGAAAGAGATGTGCGCTGAAACAATTTTGATGAAGGAATTTTTGAAGCCTGGGCAAAGAAATCTAAATAATTCGAGTTCTAGACATGTCCAGGTCCCATCAAAGAAGCTTGAGAATTCTATGTTTGTCACTACAAAGGGAAATTCTCTGGGAGGGGGGACGAGTAACGCATTGAAAACTTTGGGTGCATACTTGAGATATTTGGAGGGAACAGAACGTGATCACTACTGGTGGGA AATACATGAACAGATGCCCTGTGCTGAAAGTCGGGATGGAGCTTCATTTACTACACTCTTTGGTCCTGCCCTTTTTCTTGGCATCCTATCCAGAAGAAGAGTATATTTTGAAGCTCTCAAGTATAAGAAAGAACGAGATTCTGGATTTCTGTCTCCTTTTGGATATTCATCCTCTACAATTGCCGCAACTGTTGATTCGGTGTGCTCAATGGAG TGGTATTTGCTTGTCGCTCTAAAAAGTCAGTTAAGTGATGACAGAAGATTTCGTATTCGTATCTGGAGATGGAAAGGCTATCTAATTCAG TATACAGTTGTGGGTGAAGAAGGTCCTGCTACTCTTCTGGTTCATGGTTTTGGAGCCTTCTTGGAGCATTACCGTGACAACATACGCGCCATTGCTGAAGGTGGAAACAGAGTATGGGCCATCACGCTATTAGGATTTGGCAAATCGGAAAAGCCAAATATTGAATACACTGAACTCGTGTGGGCTGAAATGCTTAGAGATTTCATTATTGAAGTTGTGGGTGAACCAGCACATCTGGTTGGGAACTCAATTGGTG GTTATATTATTGCAATTGTCGCTCGTCTTTGGCCTGCTTTGGTCAAATCTGTGGTTCTTATCAACAGTGGTGGGAATGTTATTCCAGGATATTCCTCTGTGTTGTTCGCCAAA GAGAGAAGAACTTCGGGTGCTTCATGGCTAGGTGCTAAATTCCTTTTGTTCTACTTAAGGTTGACACTCAAGGACATAGTGAAGAATTGCTACCCATCT AAAACAGAGCGAGTTGACAGTTGGCTTATTGATGAAATGCTAAGAGCA TCATACGATCCCGGGGTGGCAGTGGTCCTTGAAAGCGTTTTTAGCTTCAATCTCTCAATCCCTCTTAATTATCTCTTGGATGAATTCAAGGACAAAGTTATGATTATACAG GGAATGAGAGATCCAATATCGGACTCCAAGTCAACAGTGGCTATGCTTAAAGAGCATTGTGCTGGGTTCATCGTCAAGGAGTTGGATGCCG GTCATTGCCCGCACGACGAAGTGCCCGGTGAAGTGAATTCAATTATTCGTGAATGGATAGTGAACCTGAGCAGTAAACTTCCGGCTGTTAGCTTCAAGTAG